The Candidatus Angelobacter sp. DNA window GGTCGCGCCATTCAACGACCTGACCACGACAGCGGAAATCATCCGCCATTTTGCCGGCGATCTCGCTGCGGTGATCGTCGAGCCGCTGCATCGGTGCATCTCACCGGTGCCGGGCTTTCTTCAAGGGTTGCGAAAACTCACCGAGCGACATGGGGTGGTGTTGATCTTCGACGAAGTGGTGACCGGCTTTCGCCTGGCGCTGGGAGGGGCGCAGAAATACTACGGAGTGTCCCCGGACCTCGTTGCGTACGGCAAGGCGCTCGGTGGCGGCTTTCCCATCGGTGCGTATGGCGGGCGGGCTGGTTTGATGGACGCTGTCTCGGAACGCCGCCTGCCCGGTCCGGGTTACGTCTGGTCGGCCTCCACCGGGGGAGGCAATCCCGTGTCGTGTGCGGCCGCGCTCGCCACACTCGACGTGCTCTCCGGGCGCGGCACGTATGAATCACTCCACGCCGCCGGCCAACGACTGCGGACATTGCTGGCGCAAGCACTCAAAGTGGCGGGGGAGCCAGCGCAGATGCTGGGAGACGGACCACTGGCCCAGGTCGCATTCACGGCCCGGCCCGTTTTGAACCAAAAGGACTGGCTCGCGAGTGATCGCGCCCGCGGTCGTGCGATAATGCTCGAGCTGTTGCGCCGCGGCGTATTCTTGAACCCGATGGGAACGAAACTCTACCTCTCACTCGCGCACGGCGACGCCGCGCTTGATGAATTCGTGAACCGTTTTGCGGACGCGCTCGCGGCAACGCGGTCGGCCCCGTACGAAGTTTCTCCCGGATGAAAGCGCCCTCGACCACGCCGTTCACCGTC harbors:
- a CDS encoding aminotransferase class III-fold pyridoxal phosphate-dependent enzyme gives rise to the protein VAPFNDLTTTAEIIRHFAGDLAAVIVEPLHRCISPVPGFLQGLRKLTERHGVVLIFDEVVTGFRLALGGAQKYYGVSPDLVAYGKALGGGFPIGAYGGRAGLMDAVSERRLPGPGYVWSASTGGGNPVSCAAALATLDVLSGRGTYESLHAAGQRLRTLLAQALKVAGEPAQMLGDGPLAQVAFTARPVLNQKDWLASDRARGRAIMLELLRRGVFLNPMGTKLYLSLAHGDAALDEFVNRFADALAATRSAPYEVSPG